Proteins encoded by one window of Vigna radiata var. radiata cultivar VC1973A chromosome 5, Vradiata_ver6, whole genome shotgun sequence:
- the LOC106762665 gene encoding mitochondrial intermediate peptidase, mitochondrial isoform X5: MNGAMWRVVSRASSLIFHSKKRNALSVTVRTFSAPTGLYGFPHLKTAKGFQSFVDEAIQRSGELISYICAKQPASEVMRAMDEISDTVCSVVDSAELCRHTHPDREFVEEASKASMRINEYLHYLNTNHDLYDAIKKAEQECNMLSEEAKRGVRNLRADFERGGINLCSGKLDQVNKLNIEIAQLCREYNENIVMDPGIVDIYPSSRIPRNLHYLVKPIHRSVSLITKDLSGSRGTLKEKGFRITTDPQTVSSVLQFSSDDEVRKMVYIRGNSVPQANVDVLKRLISARHELAQIMGCSSYTEFSIKPNMALSPKVVMSFLLEMSKMVKPKTREEHRLLTKFKREKCGQSDEDLRPWDETYYMTMMKSSAYKLDASVVGSYFSLSNCIEGLKVLVQSLFGATFHSIPLAPNESWDPHVLKLSLHHPEEGDLGYLYLDLYSRKGKYPGCAHFAIKGGRRISPTEYQLPIVALVCNFPGSQNPSAVRLNHWEVETLFHEFGHALHSLLSRTDYQHFSGTRAVLDFAEIPSNLFEYSLIFNWDLQLECQHPPVQDEKDVFRMVMWHIISCRALGYYAWDYRVLRKFARHCSTGEEIPQKLVESMQGARDMFAATELQHLLCSC, from the exons ATGAACGGTGCGATGTGGAGAGTGGTGAGCAGAGCCAGTTCGTTGATTTTCCATTCGAAAAAACGGAATGCTCTCTCCGTCACTGTTCGTACGTTTTCAGCTCCCACCGGTCTCTATGGCTTCCCTCATTTGAAGACCGCAAAAGGCTTTCAATCCTTCGTCGATGAAGCCATTCAAAG GTCTGGAGAACTCATCAGTTACATTTGCGCGAAACAGCCAGCTTCTGAAGTAATGCGAGCAATGGATGAGATTTCTGACACT GTATGCTCTGTTGTTGACTCTGCTGAATTGTGTAGGCATACCCACCCTGACAG AGAGTTTGTTGAGGAGGCCAGCAAGGCATCGATGAGAATTAATGAATATCTACAT TATCTGAACACGAATCATGATCTATATGACGCAATTAAGAAAGCCGAGCAAGAATGTAATATGCTTTCTGAGGAAGCTAAGAGGGGAGTTAGAAACTTACGTGCTGACTTTGAAAGGGGTGGAATTAATCTCTGCTCCG GGAAATTAGATCAAGTGAACAAGCTAAATATTGAAATTGCTCAGCTATGCAGAGA GTACAATGAGAATATTGTCATGGACCCCGGAATTGTTGATATATATCCTTCTTCTCGCATCCCCAGAAATTTGCATTATCTTGTAAAGCCTATACATCGGTCGGTGTCATTAATAACCAAGGATTTATCAGGGTCTAGGGGCACCCTCAAAGAGAAAGGATTTCGGATTACAACAGACCCACAAACTGTTTCTTCTGTACTACAATTTTCATCTGATGATGAG GTTAGGAAAATGGTATATATACGAGGAAATTCTGTTCCACAGGCAAATGTTGATGTCCTCAAAAGGCTTATATCTGCACGACATGAGCTAGCCCAG ATAATGGGGTGTAGTTCTTATACTGAATTTTCTATTAAGCCTAACATGGCTTTATCACCAAAAGTTGTAATGTCATTTTTACTCGAAATGAGCAAGATGGTCAAGCCCAAGACTAGAGAG GAGCATAGGTTACTCACGAaattcaagagagaaaaatgtggTCAAAGTGATGAAGATTTAAGGCCATGGGATGAGACCTATTACATGACAATGATGAAGTCCTCTGCTTATAAATTGGATGCTTCG GTTGTAGgttcatatttttctctctcgaACTGTATTGAGGGTTTGAAGGTGCTAGTGCAGTCATTGTTTGGTGCAACCTTTCATAGCATCCCTCTAGCACCTAATGAATCTTGGGATCCACATGTGCTTAAACTATCTCTTCATCATCCCGAAGAG GGTGACTTGGGATATTTGTACCTCGATTTATACTCGAGAAAGGGAAAGTATCCTGGTTGTGCTCACTTTGCAATAAAAGGGGGTCGCAGAATTTCTCCGACAGAATACCAACTTCCA ATTGTAGCTCTTGTTTGTAACTTTCCGGGATCTCAAAATCCGTCAGCTGTAAGGCTCAATCATTGGGAAGTAGAAACTCTATTTCATGAGTTTGGACATGCTCTTCATTCTTTGCTTTCAAGAACG GACTACCAGCACTTTTCAGGCACCAGAGCGGTTTTGGATTTTGCTGAAATACCATCCAACCTGTTTGA ATACTCTTTGATCTTCAATTGGGATCTGCAATTGGAATGCCAACATCCACCTGTACAAGATGAGAAAGATGTCTTTAGAATGGTCATGTGGCATATTATATCCTGCAGGGCACTGGG ATACTATGCATGGGATTATCGAGTTTTGAGAAAATTTGCTAGACACTGTTCAACTGGCGAAGAAATTCCTCAGAAGTTGGTTGAGTCAATGCAGGGTGCCAGAGATATGTTTGCTGCAACTGAACTGCAAC ATCTTCTATGCTCTTGTTGA
- the LOC106762665 gene encoding mitochondrial intermediate peptidase, mitochondrial isoform X1 — translation MNGAMWRVVSRASSLIFHSKKRNALSVTVRTFSAPTGLYGFPHLKTAKGFQSFVDEAIQRSGELISYICAKQPASEVMRAMDEISDTVCSVVDSAELCRHTHPDREFVEEASKASMRINEYLHYLNTNHDLYDAIKKAEQECNMLSEEAKRGVRNLRADFERGGINLCSGKLDQVNKLNIEIAQLCREYNENIVMDPGIVDIYPSSRIPRNLHYLVKPIHRSVSLITKDLSGSRGTLKEKGFRITTDPQTVSSVLQFSSDDEVRKMVYIRGNSVPQANVDVLKRLISARHELAQIMGCSSYTEFSIKPNMALSPKVVMSFLLEMSKMVKPKTREEHRLLTKFKREKCGQSDEDLRPWDETYYMTMMKSSAYKLDASVVGSYFSLSNCIEGLKVLVQSLFGATFHSIPLAPNESWDPHVLKLSLHHPEEGDLGYLYLDLYSRKGKYPGCAHFAIKGGRRISPTEYQLPIVALVCNFPGSQNPSAVRLNHWEVETLFHEFGHALHSLLSRTDYQHFSGTRAVLDFAEIPSNLFEYSLIFNWDLQLECQHPPVQDEKDVFRMVMWHIISCRALGYYAWDYRVLRKFARHCSTGEEIPQKLVESMQGARDMFAATELQRQIFYALVDQTLFGEQPLPHGDISSVVAELKREHTNYGHVKGTHWETRFSHLLNYGAGYYSYLYAKCFAATIWKKLCEEDPLSSTTGFALRTKFLQHGGAREPDALLNDLMGDGIYRYHDGGIVPDISCLCDEMKLVEEYPLQVHL, via the exons ATGAACGGTGCGATGTGGAGAGTGGTGAGCAGAGCCAGTTCGTTGATTTTCCATTCGAAAAAACGGAATGCTCTCTCCGTCACTGTTCGTACGTTTTCAGCTCCCACCGGTCTCTATGGCTTCCCTCATTTGAAGACCGCAAAAGGCTTTCAATCCTTCGTCGATGAAGCCATTCAAAG GTCTGGAGAACTCATCAGTTACATTTGCGCGAAACAGCCAGCTTCTGAAGTAATGCGAGCAATGGATGAGATTTCTGACACT GTATGCTCTGTTGTTGACTCTGCTGAATTGTGTAGGCATACCCACCCTGACAG AGAGTTTGTTGAGGAGGCCAGCAAGGCATCGATGAGAATTAATGAATATCTACAT TATCTGAACACGAATCATGATCTATATGACGCAATTAAGAAAGCCGAGCAAGAATGTAATATGCTTTCTGAGGAAGCTAAGAGGGGAGTTAGAAACTTACGTGCTGACTTTGAAAGGGGTGGAATTAATCTCTGCTCCG GGAAATTAGATCAAGTGAACAAGCTAAATATTGAAATTGCTCAGCTATGCAGAGA GTACAATGAGAATATTGTCATGGACCCCGGAATTGTTGATATATATCCTTCTTCTCGCATCCCCAGAAATTTGCATTATCTTGTAAAGCCTATACATCGGTCGGTGTCATTAATAACCAAGGATTTATCAGGGTCTAGGGGCACCCTCAAAGAGAAAGGATTTCGGATTACAACAGACCCACAAACTGTTTCTTCTGTACTACAATTTTCATCTGATGATGAG GTTAGGAAAATGGTATATATACGAGGAAATTCTGTTCCACAGGCAAATGTTGATGTCCTCAAAAGGCTTATATCTGCACGACATGAGCTAGCCCAG ATAATGGGGTGTAGTTCTTATACTGAATTTTCTATTAAGCCTAACATGGCTTTATCACCAAAAGTTGTAATGTCATTTTTACTCGAAATGAGCAAGATGGTCAAGCCCAAGACTAGAGAG GAGCATAGGTTACTCACGAaattcaagagagaaaaatgtggTCAAAGTGATGAAGATTTAAGGCCATGGGATGAGACCTATTACATGACAATGATGAAGTCCTCTGCTTATAAATTGGATGCTTCG GTTGTAGgttcatatttttctctctcgaACTGTATTGAGGGTTTGAAGGTGCTAGTGCAGTCATTGTTTGGTGCAACCTTTCATAGCATCCCTCTAGCACCTAATGAATCTTGGGATCCACATGTGCTTAAACTATCTCTTCATCATCCCGAAGAG GGTGACTTGGGATATTTGTACCTCGATTTATACTCGAGAAAGGGAAAGTATCCTGGTTGTGCTCACTTTGCAATAAAAGGGGGTCGCAGAATTTCTCCGACAGAATACCAACTTCCA ATTGTAGCTCTTGTTTGTAACTTTCCGGGATCTCAAAATCCGTCAGCTGTAAGGCTCAATCATTGGGAAGTAGAAACTCTATTTCATGAGTTTGGACATGCTCTTCATTCTTTGCTTTCAAGAACG GACTACCAGCACTTTTCAGGCACCAGAGCGGTTTTGGATTTTGCTGAAATACCATCCAACCTGTTTGA ATACTCTTTGATCTTCAATTGGGATCTGCAATTGGAATGCCAACATCCACCTGTACAAGATGAGAAAGATGTCTTTAGAATGGTCATGTGGCATATTATATCCTGCAGGGCACTGGG ATACTATGCATGGGATTATCGAGTTTTGAGAAAATTTGCTAGACACTGTTCAACTGGCGAAGAAATTCCTCAGAAGTTGGTTGAGTCAATGCAGGGTGCCAGAGATATGTTTGCTGCAACTGAACTGCAACGTCAG ATCTTCTATGCTCTTGTTGACCAGACACTTTTTGGAGAGCAGCCACTCCCTCATGGTGACATTAGTTCTGTTGTTGCCGAACTGAAAAGAGAGCACACCAATTATGGACATGTGAAAGGCACGCATTGGGAGACCCGATTCAGTCATCTGCTTAATTATGGTGCAG GTTATTATAGCTATTTGTATGCTAAGTGTTTTGCTGCAACCATATGGAAGAAACTGTGCGAGGAGGATCCACTTTCATCAACTACAGGATTTGCTTTAAGAACAAAATTCTTACAGCATGGAGGAGCCAGAGAACCAGACGCATTGTTGAATGATCTAATGGGAGATGGAATATACAGGTATCATGATGGAGGGATCGTGCCTGATATTTCATGTCTTTGTGATGAAATGAAGCTGGTTGAGGAATATCCTTTGCAGGTCCATTTGTAG
- the LOC106762665 gene encoding mitochondrial intermediate peptidase, mitochondrial isoform X4: MNGAMWRVVSRASSLIFHSKKRNALSVTVRTFSAPTGLYGFPHLKTAKGFQSFVDEAIQRSGELISYICAKQPASEVMRAMDEISDTVCSVVDSAELCRHTHPDREFVEEASKASMRINEYLHYLNTNHDLYDAIKKAEQECNMLSEEAKRGVRNLRADFERGGINLCSGKLDQVNKLNIEIAQLCREYNENIVMDPGIVDIYPSSRIPRNLHYLVKPIHRSVSLITKDLSGSRGTLKEKGFRITTDPQTVSSVLQFSSDDEVRKMVYIRGNSVPQANVDVLKRLISARHELAQIMGCSSYTEFSIKPNMALSPKVVMSFLLEMSKMVKPKTREEHRLLTKFKREKCGQSDEDLRPWDETYYMTMMKSSAYKLDASVVGSYFSLSNCIEGLKVLVQSLFGATFHSIPLAPNESWDPHVLKLSLHHPEEGDLGYLYLDLYSRKGKYPGCAHFAIKGGRRISPTEYQLPIVALVCNFPGSQNPSAVRLNHWEVETLFHEFGHALHSLLSRTDYQHFSGTRAVLDFAEIPSNLFEYSLIFNWDLQLECQHPPVQDEKDVFRMVMWHIISCRALGYYAWDYRVLRKFARHCSTGEEIPQKLVESMQGARDMFAATELQRQIFYALVDQTLFGEQPLPHGDISSVVAELKREHTNYGHVKGTHWETRFSHLLNYGAAICMLSVLLQPYGRNCARRIHFHQLQDLL, encoded by the exons ATGAACGGTGCGATGTGGAGAGTGGTGAGCAGAGCCAGTTCGTTGATTTTCCATTCGAAAAAACGGAATGCTCTCTCCGTCACTGTTCGTACGTTTTCAGCTCCCACCGGTCTCTATGGCTTCCCTCATTTGAAGACCGCAAAAGGCTTTCAATCCTTCGTCGATGAAGCCATTCAAAG GTCTGGAGAACTCATCAGTTACATTTGCGCGAAACAGCCAGCTTCTGAAGTAATGCGAGCAATGGATGAGATTTCTGACACT GTATGCTCTGTTGTTGACTCTGCTGAATTGTGTAGGCATACCCACCCTGACAG AGAGTTTGTTGAGGAGGCCAGCAAGGCATCGATGAGAATTAATGAATATCTACAT TATCTGAACACGAATCATGATCTATATGACGCAATTAAGAAAGCCGAGCAAGAATGTAATATGCTTTCTGAGGAAGCTAAGAGGGGAGTTAGAAACTTACGTGCTGACTTTGAAAGGGGTGGAATTAATCTCTGCTCCG GGAAATTAGATCAAGTGAACAAGCTAAATATTGAAATTGCTCAGCTATGCAGAGA GTACAATGAGAATATTGTCATGGACCCCGGAATTGTTGATATATATCCTTCTTCTCGCATCCCCAGAAATTTGCATTATCTTGTAAAGCCTATACATCGGTCGGTGTCATTAATAACCAAGGATTTATCAGGGTCTAGGGGCACCCTCAAAGAGAAAGGATTTCGGATTACAACAGACCCACAAACTGTTTCTTCTGTACTACAATTTTCATCTGATGATGAG GTTAGGAAAATGGTATATATACGAGGAAATTCTGTTCCACAGGCAAATGTTGATGTCCTCAAAAGGCTTATATCTGCACGACATGAGCTAGCCCAG ATAATGGGGTGTAGTTCTTATACTGAATTTTCTATTAAGCCTAACATGGCTTTATCACCAAAAGTTGTAATGTCATTTTTACTCGAAATGAGCAAGATGGTCAAGCCCAAGACTAGAGAG GAGCATAGGTTACTCACGAaattcaagagagaaaaatgtggTCAAAGTGATGAAGATTTAAGGCCATGGGATGAGACCTATTACATGACAATGATGAAGTCCTCTGCTTATAAATTGGATGCTTCG GTTGTAGgttcatatttttctctctcgaACTGTATTGAGGGTTTGAAGGTGCTAGTGCAGTCATTGTTTGGTGCAACCTTTCATAGCATCCCTCTAGCACCTAATGAATCTTGGGATCCACATGTGCTTAAACTATCTCTTCATCATCCCGAAGAG GGTGACTTGGGATATTTGTACCTCGATTTATACTCGAGAAAGGGAAAGTATCCTGGTTGTGCTCACTTTGCAATAAAAGGGGGTCGCAGAATTTCTCCGACAGAATACCAACTTCCA ATTGTAGCTCTTGTTTGTAACTTTCCGGGATCTCAAAATCCGTCAGCTGTAAGGCTCAATCATTGGGAAGTAGAAACTCTATTTCATGAGTTTGGACATGCTCTTCATTCTTTGCTTTCAAGAACG GACTACCAGCACTTTTCAGGCACCAGAGCGGTTTTGGATTTTGCTGAAATACCATCCAACCTGTTTGA ATACTCTTTGATCTTCAATTGGGATCTGCAATTGGAATGCCAACATCCACCTGTACAAGATGAGAAAGATGTCTTTAGAATGGTCATGTGGCATATTATATCCTGCAGGGCACTGGG ATACTATGCATGGGATTATCGAGTTTTGAGAAAATTTGCTAGACACTGTTCAACTGGCGAAGAAATTCCTCAGAAGTTGGTTGAGTCAATGCAGGGTGCCAGAGATATGTTTGCTGCAACTGAACTGCAACGTCAG ATCTTCTATGCTCTTGTTGACCAGACACTTTTTGGAGAGCAGCCACTCCCTCATGGTGACATTAGTTCTGTTGTTGCCGAACTGAAAAGAGAGCACACCAATTATGGACATGTGAAAGGCACGCATTGGGAGACCCGATTCAGTCATCTGCTTAATTATGGTGCAG CTATTTGTATGCTAAGTGTTTTGCTGCAACCATATGGAAGAAACTGTGCGAGGAGGATCCACTTTCATCAACTACAGGATTTGCTTTAA
- the LOC106762665 gene encoding mitochondrial intermediate peptidase, mitochondrial isoform X3 has product MNGAMWRVVSRASSLIFHSKKRNALSVTVRTFSAPTGLYGFPHLKTAKGFQSFVDEAIQRSGELISYICAKQPASEVMRAMDEISDTVCSVVDSAELCRHTHPDREFVEEASKASMRINEYLHYLNTNHDLYDAIKKAEQECNMLSEEAKRGVRNLRADFERGGINLCSGKLDQVNKLNIEIAQLCREYNENIVMDPGIVDIYPSSRIPRNLHYLVKPIHRSVSLITKDLSGSRGTLKEKGFRITTDPQTVSSVLQFSSDDEVRKMVYIRGNSVPQANVDVLKRLISARHELAQIMGCSSYTEFSIKPNMALSPKVVMSFLLEMSKMVKPKTREEHRLLTKFKREKCGQSDEDLRPWDETYYMTMMKSSAYKLDASVVGSYFSLSNCIEGLKVLVQSLFGATFHSIPLAPNESWDPHVLKLSLHHPEEGDLGYLYLDLYSRKGKYPGCAHFAIKGGRRISPTEYQLPIVALVCNFPGSQNPSAVRLNHWEVETLFHEFGHALHSLLSRTDYQHFSGTRAVLDFAEIPSNLFEYYAWDYRVLRKFARHCSTGEEIPQKLVESMQGARDMFAATELQRQIFYALVDQTLFGEQPLPHGDISSVVAELKREHTNYGHVKGTHWETRFSHLLNYGAGYYSYLYAKCFAATIWKKLCEEDPLSSTTGFALRTKFLQHGGAREPDALLNDLMGDGIYRYHDGGIVPDISCLCDEMKLVEEYPLQVHL; this is encoded by the exons ATGAACGGTGCGATGTGGAGAGTGGTGAGCAGAGCCAGTTCGTTGATTTTCCATTCGAAAAAACGGAATGCTCTCTCCGTCACTGTTCGTACGTTTTCAGCTCCCACCGGTCTCTATGGCTTCCCTCATTTGAAGACCGCAAAAGGCTTTCAATCCTTCGTCGATGAAGCCATTCAAAG GTCTGGAGAACTCATCAGTTACATTTGCGCGAAACAGCCAGCTTCTGAAGTAATGCGAGCAATGGATGAGATTTCTGACACT GTATGCTCTGTTGTTGACTCTGCTGAATTGTGTAGGCATACCCACCCTGACAG AGAGTTTGTTGAGGAGGCCAGCAAGGCATCGATGAGAATTAATGAATATCTACAT TATCTGAACACGAATCATGATCTATATGACGCAATTAAGAAAGCCGAGCAAGAATGTAATATGCTTTCTGAGGAAGCTAAGAGGGGAGTTAGAAACTTACGTGCTGACTTTGAAAGGGGTGGAATTAATCTCTGCTCCG GGAAATTAGATCAAGTGAACAAGCTAAATATTGAAATTGCTCAGCTATGCAGAGA GTACAATGAGAATATTGTCATGGACCCCGGAATTGTTGATATATATCCTTCTTCTCGCATCCCCAGAAATTTGCATTATCTTGTAAAGCCTATACATCGGTCGGTGTCATTAATAACCAAGGATTTATCAGGGTCTAGGGGCACCCTCAAAGAGAAAGGATTTCGGATTACAACAGACCCACAAACTGTTTCTTCTGTACTACAATTTTCATCTGATGATGAG GTTAGGAAAATGGTATATATACGAGGAAATTCTGTTCCACAGGCAAATGTTGATGTCCTCAAAAGGCTTATATCTGCACGACATGAGCTAGCCCAG ATAATGGGGTGTAGTTCTTATACTGAATTTTCTATTAAGCCTAACATGGCTTTATCACCAAAAGTTGTAATGTCATTTTTACTCGAAATGAGCAAGATGGTCAAGCCCAAGACTAGAGAG GAGCATAGGTTACTCACGAaattcaagagagaaaaatgtggTCAAAGTGATGAAGATTTAAGGCCATGGGATGAGACCTATTACATGACAATGATGAAGTCCTCTGCTTATAAATTGGATGCTTCG GTTGTAGgttcatatttttctctctcgaACTGTATTGAGGGTTTGAAGGTGCTAGTGCAGTCATTGTTTGGTGCAACCTTTCATAGCATCCCTCTAGCACCTAATGAATCTTGGGATCCACATGTGCTTAAACTATCTCTTCATCATCCCGAAGAG GGTGACTTGGGATATTTGTACCTCGATTTATACTCGAGAAAGGGAAAGTATCCTGGTTGTGCTCACTTTGCAATAAAAGGGGGTCGCAGAATTTCTCCGACAGAATACCAACTTCCA ATTGTAGCTCTTGTTTGTAACTTTCCGGGATCTCAAAATCCGTCAGCTGTAAGGCTCAATCATTGGGAAGTAGAAACTCTATTTCATGAGTTTGGACATGCTCTTCATTCTTTGCTTTCAAGAACG GACTACCAGCACTTTTCAGGCACCAGAGCGGTTTTGGATTTTGCTGAAATACCATCCAACCTGTTTGA ATACTATGCATGGGATTATCGAGTTTTGAGAAAATTTGCTAGACACTGTTCAACTGGCGAAGAAATTCCTCAGAAGTTGGTTGAGTCAATGCAGGGTGCCAGAGATATGTTTGCTGCAACTGAACTGCAACGTCAG ATCTTCTATGCTCTTGTTGACCAGACACTTTTTGGAGAGCAGCCACTCCCTCATGGTGACATTAGTTCTGTTGTTGCCGAACTGAAAAGAGAGCACACCAATTATGGACATGTGAAAGGCACGCATTGGGAGACCCGATTCAGTCATCTGCTTAATTATGGTGCAG GTTATTATAGCTATTTGTATGCTAAGTGTTTTGCTGCAACCATATGGAAGAAACTGTGCGAGGAGGATCCACTTTCATCAACTACAGGATTTGCTTTAAGAACAAAATTCTTACAGCATGGAGGAGCCAGAGAACCAGACGCATTGTTGAATGATCTAATGGGAGATGGAATATACAGGTATCATGATGGAGGGATCGTGCCTGATATTTCATGTCTTTGTGATGAAATGAAGCTGGTTGAGGAATATCCTTTGCAGGTCCATTTGTAG
- the LOC106762665 gene encoding mitochondrial intermediate peptidase, mitochondrial isoform X2: MNGAMWRVVSRASSLIFHSKKRNALSVTVRTFSAPTGLYGFPHLKTAKGFQSFVDEAIQRSGELISYICAKQPASEVMRAMDEISDTVCSVVDSAELCRHTHPDREFVEEASKASMRINEYLHYLNTNHDLYDAIKKAEQECNMLSEEAKRGVRNLRADFERGGINLCSGKLDQVNKLNIEIAQLCREYNENIVMDPGIVDIYPSSRIPRNLHYLVKPIHRSVSLITKDLSGSRGTLKEKGFRITTDPQTVSSVLQFSSDDEANVDVLKRLISARHELAQIMGCSSYTEFSIKPNMALSPKVVMSFLLEMSKMVKPKTREEHRLLTKFKREKCGQSDEDLRPWDETYYMTMMKSSAYKLDASVVGSYFSLSNCIEGLKVLVQSLFGATFHSIPLAPNESWDPHVLKLSLHHPEEGDLGYLYLDLYSRKGKYPGCAHFAIKGGRRISPTEYQLPIVALVCNFPGSQNPSAVRLNHWEVETLFHEFGHALHSLLSRTDYQHFSGTRAVLDFAEIPSNLFEYSLIFNWDLQLECQHPPVQDEKDVFRMVMWHIISCRALGYYAWDYRVLRKFARHCSTGEEIPQKLVESMQGARDMFAATELQRQIFYALVDQTLFGEQPLPHGDISSVVAELKREHTNYGHVKGTHWETRFSHLLNYGAGYYSYLYAKCFAATIWKKLCEEDPLSSTTGFALRTKFLQHGGAREPDALLNDLMGDGIYRYHDGGIVPDISCLCDEMKLVEEYPLQVHL; this comes from the exons ATGAACGGTGCGATGTGGAGAGTGGTGAGCAGAGCCAGTTCGTTGATTTTCCATTCGAAAAAACGGAATGCTCTCTCCGTCACTGTTCGTACGTTTTCAGCTCCCACCGGTCTCTATGGCTTCCCTCATTTGAAGACCGCAAAAGGCTTTCAATCCTTCGTCGATGAAGCCATTCAAAG GTCTGGAGAACTCATCAGTTACATTTGCGCGAAACAGCCAGCTTCTGAAGTAATGCGAGCAATGGATGAGATTTCTGACACT GTATGCTCTGTTGTTGACTCTGCTGAATTGTGTAGGCATACCCACCCTGACAG AGAGTTTGTTGAGGAGGCCAGCAAGGCATCGATGAGAATTAATGAATATCTACAT TATCTGAACACGAATCATGATCTATATGACGCAATTAAGAAAGCCGAGCAAGAATGTAATATGCTTTCTGAGGAAGCTAAGAGGGGAGTTAGAAACTTACGTGCTGACTTTGAAAGGGGTGGAATTAATCTCTGCTCCG GGAAATTAGATCAAGTGAACAAGCTAAATATTGAAATTGCTCAGCTATGCAGAGA GTACAATGAGAATATTGTCATGGACCCCGGAATTGTTGATATATATCCTTCTTCTCGCATCCCCAGAAATTTGCATTATCTTGTAAAGCCTATACATCGGTCGGTGTCATTAATAACCAAGGATTTATCAGGGTCTAGGGGCACCCTCAAAGAGAAAGGATTTCGGATTACAACAGACCCACAAACTGTTTCTTCTGTACTACAATTTTCATCTGATGATGAG GCAAATGTTGATGTCCTCAAAAGGCTTATATCTGCACGACATGAGCTAGCCCAG ATAATGGGGTGTAGTTCTTATACTGAATTTTCTATTAAGCCTAACATGGCTTTATCACCAAAAGTTGTAATGTCATTTTTACTCGAAATGAGCAAGATGGTCAAGCCCAAGACTAGAGAG GAGCATAGGTTACTCACGAaattcaagagagaaaaatgtggTCAAAGTGATGAAGATTTAAGGCCATGGGATGAGACCTATTACATGACAATGATGAAGTCCTCTGCTTATAAATTGGATGCTTCG GTTGTAGgttcatatttttctctctcgaACTGTATTGAGGGTTTGAAGGTGCTAGTGCAGTCATTGTTTGGTGCAACCTTTCATAGCATCCCTCTAGCACCTAATGAATCTTGGGATCCACATGTGCTTAAACTATCTCTTCATCATCCCGAAGAG GGTGACTTGGGATATTTGTACCTCGATTTATACTCGAGAAAGGGAAAGTATCCTGGTTGTGCTCACTTTGCAATAAAAGGGGGTCGCAGAATTTCTCCGACAGAATACCAACTTCCA ATTGTAGCTCTTGTTTGTAACTTTCCGGGATCTCAAAATCCGTCAGCTGTAAGGCTCAATCATTGGGAAGTAGAAACTCTATTTCATGAGTTTGGACATGCTCTTCATTCTTTGCTTTCAAGAACG GACTACCAGCACTTTTCAGGCACCAGAGCGGTTTTGGATTTTGCTGAAATACCATCCAACCTGTTTGA ATACTCTTTGATCTTCAATTGGGATCTGCAATTGGAATGCCAACATCCACCTGTACAAGATGAGAAAGATGTCTTTAGAATGGTCATGTGGCATATTATATCCTGCAGGGCACTGGG ATACTATGCATGGGATTATCGAGTTTTGAGAAAATTTGCTAGACACTGTTCAACTGGCGAAGAAATTCCTCAGAAGTTGGTTGAGTCAATGCAGGGTGCCAGAGATATGTTTGCTGCAACTGAACTGCAACGTCAG ATCTTCTATGCTCTTGTTGACCAGACACTTTTTGGAGAGCAGCCACTCCCTCATGGTGACATTAGTTCTGTTGTTGCCGAACTGAAAAGAGAGCACACCAATTATGGACATGTGAAAGGCACGCATTGGGAGACCCGATTCAGTCATCTGCTTAATTATGGTGCAG GTTATTATAGCTATTTGTATGCTAAGTGTTTTGCTGCAACCATATGGAAGAAACTGTGCGAGGAGGATCCACTTTCATCAACTACAGGATTTGCTTTAAGAACAAAATTCTTACAGCATGGAGGAGCCAGAGAACCAGACGCATTGTTGAATGATCTAATGGGAGATGGAATATACAGGTATCATGATGGAGGGATCGTGCCTGATATTTCATGTCTTTGTGATGAAATGAAGCTGGTTGAGGAATATCCTTTGCAGGTCCATTTGTAG